A single genomic interval of Hydractinia symbiolongicarpus strain clone_291-10 chromosome 8, HSymV2.1, whole genome shotgun sequence harbors:
- the LOC130655050 gene encoding uncharacterized protein PF3D7_1120600-like translates to MCKSQLILLVLVFIISEVICFYHSSRYNERYQGPYSYRGNVVIPTEKRHFNTPKWVDIYNKLSSDRRRKQDQSLRRHSMYGENYKQRFSQQNRAFLPKIKAVIAVRKTNIPMFPQPQQTPAYLYDKQWKYNAAKRAQYAPVSSRLPFQKNTIKKETVRTPHITNPYAMNPYYRNLYTKRIYVYDPALSKLQTPKFQLTNKNVLPGKNIAMYKKVIAAKTRALQNNKALSPLVRERISGNKLNIAKQAPNNLYAQIQMKKHAAMLMKLKNEALKIVSKKHKVLLGLPQSNYINAPLPFQRSSLANNILKVVPFGKNPMNNQQLPYIRPSSPVNARSNGPVAGPRPYPPISNSKSVVQQNPSLLSQSSLAQQPFTQIKNQQMFQPISNNRPHIPLLGQHPVQPLLKQHVNSSKLNQKSNQPKSPVQSGHLLQSLFDYQRSVLLRRQNISTSRPYQRSLQRHRTYARKDSIHSAKKLNIVDETEPPNRLMNASFVYKPGKYAKKMHSIKKTYVPHASSGWRRHHIFHQTSTGDSKPANHHWEYKKFHVYHKVNPEHWIDTKREHLTLPYVSDVTDSLDEISDDNGYSDDDVDEDPDNSNFTSNNQNEDDDDENNDLPSVNPSSHNKTPLLNIETPNMNFVPKSIKSQLEHAKPEEYDIEKDDVASSSTHEPIVTSFKSNNKMKDNDSVRKSFLGEGEISPEYMHPDMTDENHNKKALSEEEIEAMKEDQDANTLIKNQSVKGKDEEQPEILGLGKNGMTAADKASISAKLGNGDVPDSSVVGKEGIDTGSMDISKEFKSHPDDLEGNNLASKAETQHAVNKQRISDGEIDFHHVINEDMFDKHNHKIANDYESYNAVPEGTLHSDRSNEDNNDHDHMVDARGGNNVEDTIRKLEDNDNIESEKLVKKFTSHSRYHSEQAGDNEEDDYPSDHYRGYQQDDNVPETQHYFQPNDDASDEHVSRHTEDNEDVLDPIKAGERGIHLSEEAEMSKKLNRDNAAELEKLFMKNSHASSEKNDFGTSYLEKTHSPIQSSNPVNTLTPEDALHALDGKKPLLNMLSKNNNVAEEQSNQGPPEAVKNAIVSPGASDKILENKTKYVESPKGEEGLKANTSNIAISNMENATVAKEVVSILESLGQVKTSFDGVEKPILVTENNQTQASADSNEQNVTSNINQDSQTTTLNQQSLSQANSTNNEVLNSTAEHKSNITSENQEEKETKEAVHDLRIAIGILEKKLELITNAKKNGENKEIYIVDQTRTSKPITKSKIYRRVKKEKERNAASKNKSSSNVRKSHRRKHHRVSRRHRISENRHYAFHVGDDNSNLNTYNDGYHKNRSLMTNGRRKRKMKFKRKRRRRRRHRHHKYSN, encoded by the exons ATGTGCAAATCGCAGTTGATTTTGTTAGTTTTGGTTTTTATAATATCTGAAGTTATTTGTTTTTACCACTCATCTCGGTATAATGAACGATATCAAGGACCGTATAGTTACAGAGGAAATGTAGTAATTCCAACCGAGAAGAGACATTTTAATACGCCAAAATGGGTTGATATTTATAATAAGTTAAGTTCAGATCGTAGACGAAAACAAGATCAATCTTTGCGTCGCCATAGTATGTATGGAGAAAATTATAAACAGcgtttttcacaacaaaacagAGCTTTTCTACCTAAAATAAAAGCGGTGATTGCCGTAAGAAAGACAAACATTCCAATGTTTCCACAACCACAACAAACTCCCGCGTATTTATACGATAAACAATGGAAATATAATGCTGCTAAACGCGCTCAATACGCTCCAGTGTCGTCCCGCTTGCCATTTCAAAAGAACACCATAAAAAAAGAAACGGTAAGAACGCCACATATTACAAACCCTTATGCTATGAATCCCTACTACCGAAATTTGTACACTAAAAGAATTTACGTATACGATCCTGCATTATCCAAACTTCAAACTCCAAAGTTTcaattaacaaacaaaaatgtaCTACCTGGTAAAAACATTGCAATGTATAAAAAAGTAATAGCTGCAAAAACAAGAGCTTTACAAAACAACAAGGCTTTATCACCATTGGTAAGAGAAAGGATATCTGGAAACAAGCTAAATATTGCAAAACAAGCACCAAATAATCTTTATGCACAGATACAAATGAAGAAACATGCAGCCATGCTGATGAAATTGAAAAATGAAGCTCTGAAAATTGTCAGCAAAAAACATAAAGTTCTACTTGGTCTTCCCCAGTCAAATTACATTAATGCTCCACTGCCCTTCCAACGTTCCAGTTTAGCCAATAACATTCTCAAGGTCGTGCCATTTGGTAAGAATCCAATGAACAACCAGCAATTACCATATATACGTCCGAGTTCACCTGTCAATGCACGGTCTAATGGTCCTGTTGCTGGGCCACGCCCTTATCCACCTATATCTAACTCAAAATCGGTAGTTCAACAAAACCCCTCTTTGCTAAGCCAATCAAGTCTAGCTCAGCAACCTTTTACCcaaattaaaaatcaacaaaTGTTTCAACCAATCTCAAATAACCGACCACACATCCCCCTCTTAGGTCAACACCCTGTCCAGCCATTACTTAAACAACATGTCAATTCTTCTAAATTGAACCAAAAATCAAATCAACCAAAATCTCCTGTTCAATCAGGTCATTTGTTGCAATCACTCTTTGATTATCAACGATCTGTATTGCTGCGAAGACAAAACATATCAACATCTCGACCCTACCAACGCTCACTGCAGCGACACAGAACCTACGCCAGAAAAGATTCCATACACTCAGCAAAGAAACTAAATATTGTTGATGAAACAGAACCACCTAACAGATTAATGAATGCCAGTTTTGTATATAAACCTGGAAAATATGCCAAGAAAATGCACAGTATTAAGAAGACATACGTCCCTCATGCATCTAGTGGATGGAGGAGACACCATATATTTCACCAGACGTCGACAGGGGATTCCAAGCCAGCGAATCATCACTGGGAATATAAGAAGTTTCATGTGTACCATAAGGTTAACCCTGAACATTGGATAGATACAAAAAGAGAACATTTGACACTACCTTATGTTAGCGACGTCACTGACAGTTTGGATGAAATCAGTGATGACAATGGCTACAGTGATGACGATGTAGATGAGGATCCAGACAACTCAA attttactTCTAACAATCAAAATGAGGATGATGACGATGAAAATAATGATCTACCATCTGTTAATCCTTCAAGTCACAACAAAACACCTCTGCTCAATATTGAAACACCAAATATGAATTTTGTTCCAAAAAGTATCAAAAGTCAATTGGAGCATGCTAAACCAGAAGAATATGACATTGAAAAAGATGATGTTGCTTCCTCAAGTACACATGAACCAATAGTGACCAGTTTTAAATCAAACAATAAAATGAAAGACAACGATTCTGTTCGAAAATCATTTTTAGGTGAAGGGGAGATATCACCTGAATATATGCATCCGGACATGACTGATGAAAACCataacaaaaaagctttaaGTGAAGAAGAAATCGAAGCTATGAAAGAAGATCAGGATGCAAATACCCTAATCAAAAACCAATCAGTGAAAGGAAAGGATGAAGAACAGCCAGAAATATTAGGACTAGGTAAAAATGGAATGACAGCTGCAGACAAAGCATCTATATCAGCTAAACTTGGTAATGGCGATGTTCCGGATAGTTCCGTGGTTGGTAAGGAAGGCATAGACACGGGAAGCATGGACATTTCTAAAGAATTTAAATCACATCCTGATGACTTAGAAGGAAATAATTTGGCTTCGAAAGCGGAAACGCAACATGCTGTGAATAAACAGAGAATTTCTGATGGAGAAATTGATTTTCATCATGTAATTAATGAAGATATGTTTGACAAACATAACCATAAAATTGCGAACGATTATGAATCATATAATGCAGTCCCAGAAg GAACGCTCCACAGTGATCGTTCTAATGAAGATAACAATGACCATGATCATATGGTTGATGCCAGAGGTGGAAACAACGTTGAAGATACCATTAGAAAACTAGAGGACAATGATAACATAGAATCTGAAAAATTAGTTAAGAAATTCACTTCTCACTCTCGATACCATTCTGAACAAGCCGGGGATAATGAAGAAGATGACTATCCATCAGATCATTACAGAGGCTATCAACAAGATGATAATGTACCTGAAACTCAACACTACTTCCAACCAAATGATGATGCCTCAGATGAGCATGTTTCTAGACATACTGAAGACAATGAAGACGTTTTAGATCCTATTAAAGCTGGAGAAAGGGGTATACATTTAAGTGAAGAAGCTGAAATGTCTAAAAAACTTAACAGAGATAATGCTGCTGAATTAGAAAAATTATTCATGAAGAATTCCCATGCGTCATCAGAGAAGAATGATTTCGGCACTTCTTACTTAGAGAAGACGCACTCGCCTATACAGAGTTCAAATCCCGTAAATACTTTAACTCCAGAAGATGCGTTACATGCTTTAGATGGCAAAAAGCCCCTGTTGAATATGTTGTCAAAAAATAACAATGTTGCTGAAGAACAGAGTAACCAGGGACCTCCTGAAGCTGTTAAGAATGCTATAGTATCTCCAGGTGCATCTGATAAAATTctggaaaataaaacaaaatacgtTGAATCTCCTAAAGGAGAAGAAGGTCTTAAAGCAAACACTTCCAACATTGCAATAAGTAATATGGAGAATGCGACTGTTGCTAAAGAAGTTGTTAGCATTCTCGAAAGTTTAGGACAAGTTAAAACATCATTTGATGGTGTTGAAAAACCGATCTTGGTAACGGAAAATAATCAAACACAGGCTAGTGCTGATAGTAATGAACAAAATGTTACATCAAACATAAATCAGGATTCGCAGACGACCACACTAAACCAACAGAGTTTATCACAAGCAAATTCAACAAACAATGAAGTATTAAATTCCACTGCTGAACATAAGTCAAACATAACATCAGAAAACCAAGAGGAAAAAGAAACGAAAGAAGCTGTACATGATTTAAGGATTGCCATTGGCATTCTTGAAAAGAAATTAGAATTAATAACTAATGCGAAGAAAAATGGAGAAAACAAAGAGATTTACATCGTTGATCAAACGCGCACATCAAAACCAATAAccaaaagtaaaatatatagaagagttaaaaaagaaaaagaaagaaatgctGCATCTAAAAATAAATCTTCATCAAACGTTCGAAAGAGTCATCGAAGGAAACATCATAGAGTATCGCGCAGGCATAGAATATCAGAGAATCGTCATTACGCTTTTCATGTAGGTGATGACAATTCAAATTTAAACACATACAATGACGGTTACCATAAAAATAGAtctctaatgacaaacggtagaCGTAagagaaaaatgaaatttaagaGAAAAAGAAGGAGAAGAAGGAGACATAGACATCATAAATATTCTAATTGA
- the LOC130655051 gene encoding uncharacterized protein LOC130655051: MIFPCFNTLTTLMLVLFLTTLECRKKKFSADISFDSLISGMNKKEQEMFREELQKEVKKFHIPSHRKPKSNSGAKKRKLKPRPAKPAIPGICDPICGHQCVHGCDFRCCVPGYQSTHRIPRPPVGVALPGSCSPTCSPTCFPECSQVCCSGGSKGMFQSSLDLSTLFPPTCPPGCPEACFPFCTPACCSGRAAPQTGMYQAQALHIAPSQYAVPQQPLPTHPMFTQCGGSCPQSCAPSCLTSCCISSQQPAMKPIYMPPPPPPPPPPPPPLALLPPPPPPPPPPPVPMPQSSPYVPTYQMYQGVITTDSCAGVCPDACAPSCQPSCCQNQQQMSYAPSQPMPTQMQQMLQAQQELPPPQVQSQFQQQQQQPKQLPQPQPDSLNKKPSQTQEPLPGDTEDIKPQVQAPHICPLTCPDMCLPDCTDACCNSSKDSNAEIDKKSKIARQLALLRKRRHLNF; the protein is encoded by the exons ATGATATTTCCGTGCTTCAACACACTTACCACGCTTATGTTAGTACTTTTTCTCACTACGTTGGAGTGCAGGAAAAAGAAATTCAGTGCCGATATAAGTTTTGACAGTTTAATATCTGGGATGAATAAGAAGGAGCAGGAGATGTTTCGAGAAGAATTACAAAAAGAGGTCAAAAAATTTC ATATTCCATCCCATCGAAAACCAAAATCCAACAGTG gagcaaaaaaaagaaaactcaagCCACGCCCAGCTAAGCCAGCCATACCTGGAATATGCGATCCTATATGTGGTCACCAATGCGTTCATGGTTGCGATTTTCGATGCTGTGTTCCTGGATATCAATCTACTCATCGCATCCCTCGACCACCTGTAGGTGTAGCTCTTCCAGGTTCATGCAGTCCAACTTGTTCGCCTACCTGCTTTCCAGAGTGTTCGCAAGTTTGTTGTTCGGGTGGATCAAAAGGGATGTTTCAATCTTCACTTGATCTGAGCACCTTATTTCCCCCAACCTGTCCCCCGGGTTGTCCAGAGGCTTGCTTTCCTTTTTGCACACCAGCCTGCTGTAGTGGCCGTGCAGCCCCGCAAACCGGTATGTATCAAGCTCAAGCTCTTCATATAGCCCCTTCACAGTATGCAGTACCGCAACAGCCACTACCTACTCATCCGATGTTCACCCAATGTGGTGGTTCCTGTCCTCAATCATGCGCACCTAGCTGTTTAACAAGCTGTTGTATTTCATCGCAACAGCCAGCGATGAAGCCAATTTATATGCCTCCACCCCCTCCGCCCCCTCCACCCCCTCCACCTCCCCTTGCACTACTACCACCACCACCGCCACCTCCTCCACCTCCACCTGTGCCTATGCCCCAATCCTCTCCATATGTTCCAACCTACCAAATGTATCAAGGCGTCATCACAACAGATTCATGTGCAGGAGTGTGTCCAGATGCTTGTGCCCCATCATGCCAACCCTCGTGTTGTCAAAATCAACAACAAATGTCGTATGCGCCTTCACAACCTATGCCTACTCAAATGCAACAAATGTTACAAGCTCAGCAGGAGTTACCACCGCCTCAAGTACAGTCACAATTTCAACAGCAACAGCAACAACCAAAACAGTTGCCGCAACCTCAACCGGACTCACTAAATAAGAAGCCATCTCAAACACAAGAGCCCCTACCAGGCGATACAGAAGATATAAAACCACAAGTACAAGCGCCACATATTTGTCCACTGACATGTCCAGATATGTGTCTGCCAGATTGTACAGATGCTTGCTGCAACAGCAGTAAGGATTCTAATGcggaaattgacaaaaaatctAAGATTGCAAGGCAACTTGCATTATTAAGGAAGCGCAGACATTTGAATTTCTAG
- the LOC130654742 gene encoding hornerin-like isoform X1, which yields MRRHSFVLLLALICCSFLLTHSKPVNDVKIETESTTESDADDDVSAKEDTAETGEKKDTVEETDETEEEDEEQKAEKKDDISTTSEDDDAKTESSEAAETEIPTPVEEEEEVTEDGTKKDQVPKKQDKTSENSDESEAATKNEDVPDTEDNTDDEEVDKKSDVKPSNDTAKRDGFGEGGFHGGDEGGHEGEHGHHEHDHHGHDHHHHDHGYEFYEEWGEHGGHEGEHHGHNEGGHHGGHEHGHEHEHEHGHHHGGGGYGGGGYKDQVPKAENTAEQDGKNKPVSAKKWWMVGDHWAGWGHDHWGPPHHHHDGGGWQYGHHGLHGHGGGYGSYKSHIPDCCKSADPSVTKRCGCHLHAGHHGGYHFHDHGSGYNEHDHHLQGPWTFGHDHWGDDWHDWDHNSHNFEHLQHMEHESHEGHHGHGGCHGRDCLPHGSGFVHPIYHGGYGGYGGHGGYGGYGGYGGYGGYGGHGGYGVQGGYGGYGGYGGYGGCHGYGGCGGYGGHGFPYAPLHNVVHYRVCHDCHPLPYGGSRCLCKAVGHHGHGHGHHGHSPEHVFIDCGRSVHYYPHQCVARTDIPTAAADTESSGKAKQGVVYPYVGYGPWSAYPWWGDWWGGHGHHGWGRGGHGDEHGGEHNGGHGGGHGGGVVGHGGGHGVMGKNVGFSFGGGHHLQAYHCKDMVQSSGSDVSAKSKRFCVPLGHYGGYGWPYWHGYPGVGTGLWGWGWPWIKNKVPGSKHKEGEAKKETKSKTKKSAIPSSEGKGQKKQTKKQTIHVGYGYASGDNYRLGYGMGGMGGVAGFSPGAGIGGAGGQFSRSKIPSVKTEKKAAKTIIPTPEIPKEISAEKKTAKTNILTPETTKDVTASKRQIEMSHPMGYSNGNLGHPVTHPGYTTVGWPGRAVSTTEAMKNSIPKVEPKHKSDA from the exons atgagGCGGCATTCTTTTGTGCTGCTGTTAGCACTAATATGTTGTTCCTTTCTACTGACTCATTCTAAACCTGTAAATGATGTCAAAATTGAAACAGAATCAACGACCGAGAGTGATGCAGATGACGATGTTTCAGCCAAGGAAGACACCGCAGAAACAG GTGAGAAAAAAGATACGGTAGAGGAAACAGACGAAactgaagaagaagatgaagaacAAAAAGCAGAAAAGAAAGATGATATCAGCACTACATCAGAAGATGATGATGCTAAAACCGAATCATCTGAAGCTGCCGAAACTGAAATTCCAACTCCTgttgaagaagaagaggaagtgACAGAAGATGGAACAAAAAAAGATCAGGTTCCTAAAAAGCAG GATAAAACTTCGGAAAATTCTGATGAATCGGAAGCTGCTACAAAAAATGAAGACGTTCCTGATACCGAAGATAACACCGACGATGAAGAGGTCGATAAAAAAAGTGACGTAAAACCCTCTAACGACACAGCCAAGCGAGACGGATTCGGTGAAGGAGGTTTTCACGGTGGTGATGAGGGTGGCCACGAAGGTGAACATGGTCATCACGAGCACGATCATCACGGGCATGATCATCACCATCATGATCATGGATATGAGTTCTATGAAGAATGGGGAGAGCATGGAGGACACGAGGGTGAGCATCACGGACACAATGAAGGTGGGCATCATGGAGGGCATGAACATGGTCATGAGCATGAACATGAGCACGGGCATCACCACGGTGGTGGTGGGTATGGAGGAGGGGGATACAAAGATCAAGTGCCAAAAGCTGAAAACACCGCAGAACAAGACGGAAAAAATAAACCAGTATCGGCAAAGAAATGGTGGATGGTTGGAGACCACTGGGCTGGTTGGGGACATGATCATTGGGGGCCACCTCATCATCACCATGATGGTGGTGGTTGGCAATATGGACATCATGGGTTGCATGGTCATGGAGGTGGGTATGGTAGTTATAAAAGTCATATACCGGATTGCTGCAAGTCAGCAGACCCAAGTGTTACAAAAAGATGTGGTTGTCATCTACACGCGGGTCATCATGGTGGTTATCACTTTCATGATCACGGTTCTGGTTACAATGAGCATGATCATCACTTACAAGGTCCATGGACATTTGGTCATGACCATTGGGGAGATGACTGGCACGATTGGGATCACAATTCTCATAACTTCGAACACTTACAACACATGGAACACGAAAGCCACGAAGGACACCATGGGCATGGCGGATGTCATGGTCGAGACTGCTTACCTCACGGAAGTGGATTCGTACACCCCATTTACCATGGAGGATATGGCGGGTATGGTGGACATGGAGGATATGGTGGATATGGCGGTTATGGCGGTTATGGAGGTTATGGTGGACATGGTGGTTACGGAGTACAAGGTGGTTATGGAGGGTACGGAGGATACGGAGGGTACGGAGGATGCCACGGATATGGTGGATGCGGTGGATATGGTGGGCATGGCTTTCCTTATGCTCCTCTTCACAATGTGGTGCATTATAGAGTATGTCATGACTGTCATCCGTTACCTTATGGTGGCAGCAGATGCCTGTGCAAAGCTGTAGGTCACCACGGTCATGGTCATGGCCATCACGGACACTCTCCAgagcatgtatttatagatTGTGGTCGATCAGTCCACTATTATCCACATCAGTGTGTAGCAAGGACAGACATTCCTACTGCTGCTGCAGATACAGAATCATCAGGAAAGGCCAAACAAGGGGTGGTTTATCCCTATGTAGGTTATGGGCCATGGTCAGCTTATCCATGGTGGGGAGATTGGTGGGGTGGACATGGCCATCATGGATGGGGACGTGGCGGCCATGGCGATGAACATGGTGGTGAACACAATGGTGGACATGGCGGTGGACATGGAGGCGGTGTTGTTGGACATGGTGGTGGACATGGCGTTATGGGTAAAAATGTTGGTTTTAGTTTTGGTGGAGGTCATCACCTACAGGCATATCATTGTAAGGACATGGTTCAAAGCTCAGGCAGCGATGTAAGTGCTAAATCGAAACGTTTTTGTGTACCACTCGGTCACTACGGAGGATACGGATGGCCATATTGGCATGGTTATCCTGGTGTAGGTACTGGTTTGTGGGGATGGGGATGGCCatggataaaaaacaaagtaCCTGGATCAAAACATAAAGAAGGAGAGgcaaagaaagaaacaaaatcGAAAACGAAAAAAAGTGCTATTCCATCCTCAGAAGGTAAAGGACAGAAAAAGCAGACGAAGAAGCAAACTATACATGTAGGTTATGGTTATGCAAGTGGTGATAACTATAGATTAGGTTACGGAATGGGAGGCATGGGTGGTGTAGCTGGTTTCTCCCCTGGTGCAGGAATAGGTGGAGCGGGCGGCCAGTTTTCAAGATCGAAAATTCCCAGCGTTAAAACTGAGAAAAAAGCAGCCAAGACAATTATTCCAACACCAGAAATACCAAAAGAAATATCAGCTgagaaaaaaacagcaaaaactaATATTCTCACTCCAGAAACAACAAAAGATGTTACGGCTAGTAAACGACAAATCGAAATGTCACATCCCATGGGATATTCAAATGGGAACTTAGGTCATCCTGTCACACACCCCGGTTACACAACGGTTGGCTGGCCAGGTCGAGCAGTGTCAACAACAGAAGCAATGAAAAATAGTATACCAAAAGTAGAACCCAAACACAAATCTGATgcataa
- the LOC130654742 gene encoding hornerin-like isoform X2, protein MRRHSFVLLLALICCSFLLTHSKPVNDVKIETESTTESDADDDVSAKEDTAETGEKKDTVEETDETEEEDEEQKAEKKDDISTTSEDDDAKTESSEAAETEIPTPVEEEEEVTEDGTKKDQVPKKQSQDSTGFRRDFGGYGGYGGYGGHGGHGGHEGDHGHHQHGHHDHGHHNHDRGYEIYEEWGEHGGHEGGHHGHEGGHHGGLGGYGGGGGYGGYGGEGHHGGHHGHDDHHHDHGHHGHHHGFRHEWGHHEGGEHGGHGGHEGGYGHHMHGHGGWGKSHIATQTASLTPKITWGNIGEIKATKGIESQKASVRSPSFKRWWSVGGHGGVGHGRWGPVDTGEHGDNGGWQYSDHGYGDHGVGQGLGLGHVGAGIGHGDFDVGHADIGLGHGAAHGVGHGVGHGVGYIDQGGLGLTPDGNFGTHGDIGHGGAYAVHDGAYDGGHGGLGLDHGYGGHVGGYGNGLGHGVYGANGGIGGRFGGVGDGHGFGTAGHAGLGHNVVGYGVMAGVGGHGGIGHHGYGGFGHGLGHSHGHGGLTGTIYDGYEGAPVTGIGHVSMKRPWNLGGGHLGVEGGDWGHGHHNDVGGCYGKSCVPASMLIPTQGRFTRFSSFGNTHDGPFTNGQVNTFKVDPFSWHNEWTKNWLRSRKLTPCVTPFIGLAVIAPVHMHQYTTHLPQRTCTCYTNKKRSFKRCMCDGHGDEEEHGEHEEGHHGYSGGYGVGEGSHGGFHGGLHYPLGGWYGWGGWPWGKYGDFVGNGGQASVCHPEHGHGYEGHTNHNHDVFGHGHGGRGGSDDGNHGSHHGGHHMHSCKDCIGKLNNNKKRISRPSITLT, encoded by the exons atgagGCGGCATTCTTTTGTGCTGCTGTTAGCACTAATATGTTGTTCCTTTCTACTGACTCATTCTAAACCTGTAAATGATGTCAAAATTGAAACAGAATCAACGACCGAGAGTGATGCAGATGACGATGTTTCAGCCAAGGAAGACACCGCAGAAACAG GTGAGAAAAAAGATACGGTAGAGGAAACAGACGAAactgaagaagaagatgaagaacAAAAAGCAGAAAAGAAAGATGATATCAGCACTACATCAGAAGATGATGATGCTAAAACCGAATCATCTGAAGCTGCCGAAACTGAAATTCCAACTCCTgttgaagaagaagaggaagtgACAGAAGATGGAACAAAAAAAGATCAGGTTCCTAAAAAGCAG aGTCAAGATTCCACTGGATTCCGACGTGATTTTGGCGGTTATGGTGGCTATGGCGGCTATGGTGGTCATGGGGGACATGGGGGACATGAAGGAGATCACGGTCATCATCAACACGGTCACCATGATCATGGGCATCACAACCATGACCGTGGATACGAAATTTATGAAGAATGGGGTGAGCACGGTGGTCACGAAGGAGGTCACCACGGCCATGAAGGTGGACATCATGGAGGCCTCGGTGGttatggtggtggtggtggataTGGTGGATATGGCGGTGAAGGACATCACGGGGGACATCATGGCCATGACGATCATCATCACGACCATGGACACCATGGTCATCATCATGGATTCAGACATGAATGGGGCCACCACGAAGGGGGTGAACATGGTGGTCACGGTGGCCATGAAGGAGGTTATGGGCATCACATGCACGGTCATGGTGGTTGGGGAAAATCACATATCGCTACGCAAACTGCTTCATTAACACCTAAAATTACCTGGGGGAACATAGGAGAAATAAAAGCAACTAAAGGTATTGAATCTCAAAAAGCATCTGTTCGATCACCAAGTTTCAAGCGTTGGTGGAGTGTTGGCGGCCATGGAGGTGTAGGTCATGGAAGATGGGGACCAGTTGATACTGGGGAGCATGGTGACAATGGCGGCTGGCAGTATTCCGATCATGGATATGGTGATCATGGTGTAGGTCAAGGTTTGGGATTGGGTCATGTAGGTGCAGGCATTGGGCACGGAGACTTTGATGTCGGTCATGCAGATATTGGACTTGGTCATGGTGCTGCACACGGTGTAGGACATGGAGTAGGTCATGGTGTTGGCTATATTGATCAAGGTGGACTTGGACTGACTCCTGATGGAAACTTCGGTACACACGGAGATATAGGACATGGCGGTGCTTACGCAGTACATGATGGAGCATACGATGGTGGCCATGGAGGTCTAGGTTTAGATCATGGCTACGGTGGTCATGTAGGAGGATATGGAAACGGATTAGGCCATGGAGTGTATGGTGCTAATGGAGGAATTGGAGGGAGATTTGGAGGTGTTGGAGACGGTCACGGATTCGGAACAGCCGGTCATGCCGGTTTGGGACACAACGTTGTAGGTTATGGTGTTATGGCAGGAGTTGGCGGTCATGGAGGAATAGGTCATCATGGTTATGGTGGGTTTGGCCATGGATTAGGACATAGCCACGGCCATGGCGGCCTCACTGGAACTATCTATGATGGCTACGAAGGTGCTCCCGTAACAGGAATTGGCCATGTGTCGATGAAAAGACCATGGAATCTTGGAGGTGGTCATTTGGGAGTGGAAGGTGGTGACTGGGGTCATGGTCATCACAATGACGTTGGTGGCTGTTATGGAAAAAGCTGTGTCCCAGCGTCGATGTTAATACCGACACAAGGTAGGTTTACCAGATTCAGTTCTTTTGGAAATACACACGATGGTCCATTCACCAACGGCCAGGTAAATACTTTCAAAGTTGATCCATTTTCGTGGCACAATGAGTGGACTAAGAACTGGCTACGCTCTCGAAAATTGACACCATGTGTCACTCCTTTCATTGGACTCGCTGTTATTGCACCAGTACACATGCACCAATACACAACACACCTTCCGCAACGTACATGCACCTGTTATACTAATAAAAAACGATCTTTTAAACGATGTATGTGCGATGGGCATGGAGATGAAGAAGAACACGGTGAACACGAAGAAGGTCATCATGGATACAGCGGTGGTTATGGCGTGGGTGAAGGTTCTCATGGTGGTTTCCATGGGGGGTTACATTACCCATTAGGTGGATGGTATGGCTGGGGTGGATGGCCTTGGGGAAAATACGGCGATTTTGTCGGAAATGGAGGACAAGCTAGCGTATGTCATCCAGAACACGGTCACGGTTATGAGGGACATACTAACCACAATCACGATGTGTTTGGGCACGGTCACGGAGGTAGAGGTGGATCAGATGATGGTAACCATGGTAGTCATCACGGTGGCCATCACATGCATTCATGTAAAGACTGTATTGGAAaactaaacaataacaaaaaacgcATATCCAGACCGTCTATCACGCTCACCTAG